From Bacillus marinisedimentorum, a single genomic window includes:
- the ftsA gene encoding cell division protein FtsA, whose translation MNNNEIYVSLDIGTSNVKVIIGELLNDSINIIGVGKARSAGIRKGSIVDIDETVHSIKKAIEQAERMIGLQINRVIVGITGNHVQLQPCHGVVAVASENREIGNEDIQRVIDAAQVLSIPPEREIIDVIPRQFMVDGLDEITDPRGMIGVRLEMEGTVITGSKTVLHNVLRCVERAGLEITDIALQPLAAGSIALSRDEKEMGVALIDIGGGSTTISVFEKGFLQKTSVLPIGGEHITKDISIGLRTSTEEAEKIKIKHGHAFYDTASNEEQFEVSIIGSDRTQQFSQIDISHIIEARLEEILDLVLQETHRMGYKELPGGYVLTGGSAAVSGVLDLAQDVLRHNVRIAIPDYIGVREPQYTTGVGLIQFASKNAKIQGREVAASISADEVERNPQNQASSKKQPKQQKDNKEKEPGLSKKVKDWFGYFFE comes from the coding sequence ATGAACAACAACGAAATATATGTTAGTCTAGACATCGGTACGTCCAATGTGAAGGTTATCATTGGTGAACTGCTTAATGATTCCATTAACATAATTGGCGTCGGCAAAGCCAGGTCTGCAGGAATCCGGAAAGGATCGATTGTGGACATCGATGAGACGGTTCATTCTATTAAAAAGGCAATCGAACAAGCTGAAAGAATGATAGGGCTCCAAATAAACCGTGTAATTGTGGGGATAACAGGAAACCACGTACAATTGCAGCCCTGCCACGGTGTAGTTGCGGTGGCGAGCGAAAACAGGGAAATCGGAAATGAAGATATTCAACGGGTGATTGATGCTGCACAGGTGCTTTCCATCCCGCCTGAAAGGGAAATCATTGATGTCATTCCGCGCCAGTTCATGGTCGACGGCCTCGATGAGATCACAGATCCGCGCGGTATGATTGGCGTACGCCTTGAAATGGAAGGAACAGTGATTACCGGATCAAAAACAGTCCTACATAACGTATTAAGATGTGTGGAACGCGCCGGCCTTGAAATTACAGATATTGCGCTTCAGCCATTAGCTGCAGGATCAATCGCCCTGTCCAGGGACGAAAAAGAAATGGGAGTGGCGCTGATTGATATCGGTGGCGGCTCCACAACCATCTCGGTATTCGAGAAAGGATTCCTCCAGAAGACATCTGTCCTGCCGATTGGGGGAGAACATATCACAAAAGATATATCAATCGGTCTCAGGACATCGACAGAAGAGGCAGAAAAAATTAAAATAAAACATGGACATGCTTTCTATGACACAGCATCCAATGAGGAACAGTTTGAAGTATCCATCATTGGAAGCGATCGTACACAGCAGTTCAGCCAGATCGACATCTCCCATATCATCGAAGCCAGACTGGAAGAGATTCTCGACCTCGTCTTACAGGAAACTCACCGGATGGGCTATAAAGAATTGCCGGGCGGCTATGTGCTGACAGGCGGTTCCGCTGCAGTGAGCGGTGTACTGGATCTTGCCCAGGATGTTTTAAGGCATAATGTAAGAATAGCCATTCCGGATTATATTGGTGTGCGTGAGCCTCAATATACAACGGGAGTGGGGTTGATCCAGTTTGCTTCAAAAAATGCAAAAATTCAGGGAAGAGAGGTAGCGGCATCCATTTCAGCTGATGAGGTGGAACGGAATCCGCAGAATCAGGCGTCTTCCAAAAAACAGCCGAAACAGCAGAAAGATAATAAAGAAAAAGAACCGGGACTTTCCAAAAAGGTGAAGGATTGGTTTGGATACTTCTTTGAATAA
- a CDS encoding small basic family protein, producing MWLPILGLIIGIAFGLLTDIRIPEEYANYLSIAVLAALDTLFGGIRAHLQDLYDDNIFVTGFFFNIALAASLAFLGVHLGVDLYLAAVFAFGVRLFQNIAVIRRLLLARWTASGESGKKV from the coding sequence ATGTGGCTGCCAATCCTTGGCCTTATCATCGGCATTGCGTTTGGGCTCCTGACGGATATACGTATCCCTGAAGAATACGCGAACTATCTCTCAATCGCTGTCCTGGCGGCACTTGATACATTGTTTGGCGGGATACGGGCTCATTTGCAGGATTTGTACGATGATAACATTTTTGTGACGGGTTTCTTTTTCAATATCGCTCTTGCTGCAAGTTTGGCTTTTCTGGGTGTACATCTTGGTGTAGACTTATATTTAGCTGCTGTGTTTGCTTTTGGAGTGCGTCTATTCCAGAATATTGCAGTTATCCGCCGTCTCCTGCTTGCCAGATGGACGGCATCAGGTGAAAGCGGAAAAAAAGTGTAA
- a CDS encoding DUF881 domain-containing protein: protein MKKKQQLTITFILFIIGFMVAVQFQTTQEPVVRDTRDIWELREDYKKAQQKHRELLSEIHKYDQLLAGYEENSASSKEKTLKETKEELERKIGLTEVEGPGIVLTIEPLYSDQIPGEPYQTVTPQLLQRLINELNSYGAGAIAIDGKRITASSPIRDVNGQTHVNTKRLKPLPIEIKVLAADKSKKAAKKLHDQMTVSQSADDFALDGLMLITTAVDYVKLPAYDETIRIKNMEPADSQKEDA from the coding sequence GTGAAAAAAAAGCAGCAGCTTACGATTACATTTATACTGTTTATTATCGGGTTTATGGTTGCTGTGCAATTCCAGACAACGCAAGAACCGGTTGTCCGCGACACCCGTGATATCTGGGAACTCCGCGAAGATTATAAAAAGGCCCAGCAAAAACACCGCGAACTGCTGTCTGAAATTCACAAATACGACCAGCTCCTTGCCGGATATGAAGAAAACAGTGCATCGAGCAAGGAAAAAACCCTGAAAGAGACAAAAGAAGAACTTGAACGAAAAATAGGTTTGACGGAAGTTGAGGGTCCCGGCATTGTTTTGACGATAGAACCGCTGTATTCCGACCAAATACCAGGTGAGCCCTATCAGACAGTAACTCCCCAATTGCTCCAACGGCTTATAAATGAATTGAACTCATACGGCGCAGGCGCTATTGCCATTGATGGCAAGCGCATCACCGCATCTTCACCGATACGGGATGTGAACGGGCAGACACACGTCAATACAAAACGCCTGAAACCGCTGCCTATTGAAATCAAGGTTCTCGCCGCCGATAAAAGCAAGAAGGCTGCAAAAAAGCTTCATGATCAGATGACTGTATCCCAATCAGCAGATGATTTTGCACTTGACGGCTTAATGCTGATTACGACTGCTGTTGACTATGTGAAATTGCCGGCTTATGATGAGACAATCAGAATAAAAAATATGGAGCCTGCCGATTCACAGAAGGAGGATGCATAA
- a CDS encoding DUF881 domain-containing protein, producing the protein MRVTGKHAALTLVLLVTGFILSFSYQFTKEDTRPETAGNEQWKTETKIRSQLLEQEERNKELFEELLQKRKEAAAKEEQFANQENILGNLVEDVQKLRMLAGEIPVTGPGIEVVLADASYVPSEESANQYIVHESHIRKVVNELLSAGASAVAINGQRLTASSYIACVGPVVSVDGSKYPAPFVITAIGDPLVLDGALNIVQGVKDQLVNDNIEIRVEKKQNIIINAS; encoded by the coding sequence ATGAGAGTGACCGGTAAACATGCTGCGCTGACCCTCGTCTTGCTTGTTACCGGATTCATCCTGTCTTTTTCTTATCAATTTACGAAAGAAGACACAAGACCGGAAACGGCAGGTAATGAGCAATGGAAAACTGAAACGAAGATCCGCAGCCAGCTTCTTGAACAGGAAGAACGCAATAAAGAACTCTTTGAGGAACTGTTGCAAAAAAGGAAAGAAGCAGCTGCGAAAGAGGAGCAGTTCGCAAATCAGGAGAATATACTCGGCAACCTTGTCGAGGATGTACAGAAGCTGAGAATGCTGGCTGGTGAAATTCCCGTGACCGGGCCAGGGATTGAGGTAGTGCTCGCAGATGCCTCATATGTCCCTTCAGAGGAAAGTGCAAATCAATACATCGTCCATGAAAGCCACATCCGCAAAGTGGTTAATGAGTTGCTTTCAGCTGGTGCATCTGCAGTAGCCATAAACGGGCAAAGGCTCACGGCCAGCTCTTATATCGCCTGTGTGGGTCCAGTTGTCAGCGTTGATGGAAGCAAATATCCGGCTCCCTTTGTCATTACGGCTATCGGGGATCCGCTTGTGCTGGACGGCGCGCTCAATATTGTCCAGGGCGTCAAGGACCAGCTTGTGAACGATAACATTGAAATTAGGGTTGAGAAAAAACAAAATATTATCATAAATGCTTCTTGA
- a CDS encoding cell division protein FtsQ/DivIB yields the protein MNERIKRLPAAAKRPAKEKRLSMSSPVFQESIKQRGKSMEKGQVVTLEDRIPKLKEKRKQKANRRFVFYILLFFLMLLVIVYFQSPLSHVRDIRVTGNIHVPADDIIKLSGLTDKTSYWKVSESDISSKVQKNIQIKEAAIIKKWPNSIEIKVTEYSRTGYVYKEGKYFPLLESGKLLPGITSVLPADAPLLVDWQHDETLQEMAAELHKLPESIKNRISEIHLAPDEADPLHLQIYMNDGYEVSATIRTFSEKMTAYPSIVEELPEGKKGIIHLEVGSYFVPYESPAETEGDETNESDR from the coding sequence ATGAATGAAAGAATAAAGAGATTGCCAGCCGCCGCCAAGCGGCCGGCGAAAGAAAAACGGCTGAGCATGAGCAGCCCCGTTTTTCAGGAAAGTATTAAGCAGCGGGGGAAAAGCATGGAAAAAGGACAGGTTGTAACGTTAGAAGACCGTATTCCAAAATTGAAGGAAAAACGGAAACAAAAAGCAAACAGGAGATTTGTGTTTTATATTCTTCTGTTTTTTCTTATGCTTTTAGTGATTGTCTATTTCCAGTCACCGTTAAGTCATGTCAGGGACATCAGGGTGACGGGGAACATCCATGTTCCGGCTGATGACATCATCAAGCTTTCAGGATTAACCGACAAGACAAGTTACTGGAAAGTATCAGAGAGCGATATAAGCAGCAAAGTGCAGAAGAACATTCAGATCAAAGAAGCAGCTATAATAAAGAAATGGCCGAACTCGATTGAAATCAAGGTGACTGAGTACAGCCGTACAGGCTACGTTTATAAAGAAGGCAAGTATTTTCCTTTACTCGAATCCGGGAAATTGCTGCCGGGAATTACATCAGTCCTGCCGGCCGATGCGCCGCTTTTGGTAGATTGGCAGCATGATGAGACACTACAGGAAATGGCAGCAGAACTGCACAAACTGCCGGAGAGCATCAAAAACAGGATTTCTGAAATTCACCTGGCTCCGGATGAAGCAGATCCGCTCCATTTGCAGATTTATATGAACGACGGATATGAAGTCAGTGCCACAATCCGGACTTTTTCCGAAAAAATGACAGCCTACCCCTCGATCGTAGAGGAACTTCCCGAAGGAAAAAAGGGGATTATCCATCTCGAGGTAGGTTCCTACTTTGTTCCTTATGAAAGCCCGGCAGAAACTGAAGGTGATGAGACAAATGAGAGTGACCGGTAA
- the murB gene encoding UDP-N-acetylmuramate dehydrogenase: MQKLIEDLKDSGISNVKENEPLANHTTIKIGGPADVFIEPESIDQLKKTLEIVKKHGVSWRAIGKGSNLLVNDSGIEGAVIKLGDRLDHLEVEGNTVRTGGGYSLIKLAAVISRKGLAGLQFAGGIPGSVGGAVYMNAGAHGSDVSRILKKARILYPDGTLKWLTNNEMEFSYRTSILQEQPGICVEAVFELEEGDKDSITAEMKKHKDYRRDTQPWDNPCAGSIFRNPLPDHAGHLIEKAGLKGYKIGGAQISEKHGNFIVNAGGAGASDVLDLINHVKKTISERYGIKMETEVEIINRNR; this comes from the coding sequence GTGCAAAAACTGATTGAGGACCTTAAAGATTCCGGAATATCCAACGTAAAAGAGAATGAGCCTCTCGCCAATCATACGACGATTAAAATAGGCGGACCGGCTGATGTTTTCATTGAGCCGGAATCGATAGATCAGCTGAAAAAAACGCTCGAAATCGTAAAAAAGCATGGTGTTAGTTGGCGTGCGATCGGCAAAGGTTCAAATTTGCTGGTCAACGACAGTGGAATAGAAGGGGCGGTCATCAAGCTCGGTGATCGTCTTGACCACCTCGAAGTCGAAGGAAATACGGTTAGGACTGGAGGCGGATACTCTTTGATAAAGCTTGCTGCCGTCATCAGCAGAAAAGGCCTTGCCGGCCTGCAGTTCGCTGGCGGGATCCCAGGTTCAGTAGGAGGGGCCGTATACATGAATGCAGGCGCCCACGGATCGGATGTGTCCCGGATTCTTAAAAAAGCTAGAATTCTTTATCCAGACGGGACATTGAAGTGGCTGACGAATAATGAAATGGAGTTTTCATACAGAACATCTATCCTTCAGGAGCAGCCCGGCATCTGCGTGGAGGCTGTCTTCGAATTGGAGGAAGGCGATAAAGACAGCATCACTGCAGAGATGAAAAAGCATAAAGATTACCGGCGCGACACTCAGCCCTGGGATAATCCTTGTGCCGGCAGCATCTTTCGCAATCCGCTTCCTGATCATGCCGGCCATCTGATCGAAAAAGCTGGCTTAAAAGGGTATAAAATCGGCGGTGCCCAAATCTCAGAAAAACACGGCAACTTCATCGTCAATGCAGGCGGAGCCGGGGCCAGCGATGTTCTTGACCTGATTAATCACGTAAAAAAGACGATCTCCGAGCGGTATGGGATAAAAATGGAAACAGAAGTGGAAATAATCAACAGAAACAGATAA
- the spoVE gene encoding stage V sporulation protein E has product MPTKKSTPDFILVAATLILLSIGLIMVYSASAVWATYKFDDSFFFAKRQLLFAGLGVAAMFVIMNIDYWTWRTWSKVILIACFFLLLIVLIPGVGMVRGGARSWLGIGAFSIQPSEFMKIAMIVFLAKFLSENQKKITSFKKGLVPSLGLVFTAFGLIMLQPDLGTGAVMVGTCVLMIYVAGARLGHFIVLAFIGAAGFAGLILSAPYRIKRITSFLDPWQDPLGSGFQIIQSLYAIGPGGLIGLGLGQSRQKFFYLPEPQTDFIFAILAEELGFIGGSLVIFLFCLLLFRGIRIALGAPDLFGSLLAVGIIGMIAVQVMINIGVVTGLMPVTGITLPFLSYGGSSLTLMLMAVGVLLNISRYARL; this is encoded by the coding sequence TTGCCGACCAAAAAATCGACACCTGACTTTATTCTTGTTGCAGCCACACTTATTCTGCTATCGATCGGCTTGATCATGGTATACAGTGCCAGTGCGGTTTGGGCGACATATAAGTTTGATGATTCGTTCTTTTTTGCTAAGCGGCAATTACTGTTCGCAGGTTTGGGTGTAGCTGCAATGTTCGTCATTATGAACATTGATTACTGGACATGGAGAACGTGGTCGAAGGTTATACTCATCGCCTGCTTTTTCCTGCTCCTTATCGTCCTTATCCCGGGAGTCGGCATGGTAAGGGGCGGTGCCAGGAGCTGGCTTGGCATTGGGGCCTTTTCCATCCAGCCTTCCGAGTTTATGAAAATTGCAATGATTGTGTTCCTCGCCAAATTTTTATCTGAGAACCAGAAAAAGATTACATCGTTCAAGAAAGGGCTTGTCCCATCACTTGGCCTTGTGTTTACAGCATTCGGGCTTATCATGCTTCAGCCTGACCTTGGGACAGGAGCGGTGATGGTCGGTACGTGTGTCCTTATGATTTATGTTGCCGGTGCGAGGCTTGGCCACTTCATTGTACTGGCTTTCATTGGTGCTGCTGGTTTTGCAGGCCTTATTTTATCAGCTCCGTACCGGATTAAGCGGATTACTTCTTTTTTGGACCCATGGCAGGATCCTCTCGGCAGCGGTTTTCAAATCATTCAGTCACTCTATGCGATCGGTCCGGGCGGTCTCATCGGACTTGGACTTGGCCAAAGCAGGCAAAAGTTTTTTTATCTGCCGGAGCCGCAGACTGATTTCATTTTTGCGATTCTCGCCGAAGAACTCGGATTTATCGGCGGTTCACTCGTTATTTTCCTGTTTTGCCTGCTTCTGTTCCGGGGGATCCGTATTGCACTGGGTGCGCCTGACCTTTTCGGGAGCCTTCTCGCTGTCGGAATTATCGGGATGATTGCTGTACAGGTCATGATCAATATCGGTGTAGTAACTGGCTTAATGCCGGTAACCGGCATAACTCTCCCGTTCCTGAGTTACGGCGGTTCATCACTTACGCTTATGCTGATGGCTGTAGGTGTCCTCCTGAATATAAGCCGCTATGCCAGACTGTAA
- the murD gene encoding UDP-N-acetylmuramoyl-L-alanine--D-glutamate ligase, producing the protein MRNELEGKHILVLGLAKSGLAAAKLLNRMGASVTVNDRNSLAGDDAAAELQSLGIRVIVGGHPPELLDENVDYIVKNPGIPYSIPFLQLAIEKSVPIITEVELSARITSSPFVAITGSNGKTTTTTLIHRMLQEAGKNPKLAGNIGTVSCEVAEQADGKQPIVIELSSFQLLGIETFRPKVAVLLNLFDAHLDYHGTREEYGAAKARIFMNQTEEDFAVVNYDDAEVVDLARGTNAKTVYFSVEQQIDEGACVREGFLHVDGAKIISLEDIVLPGRHNLQNILAAAAAAKIMGADDDAIRTVLTTFTGVEHRLQFVTELNGRKIYNDSKATNTLATTAALSAFQQPVILLAGGLDRGNGFDELIPYMDRVKAVVAFGQTAEKIKGSAEKAGIKQIKLVDNVEQAVPAAYELSNSGDVILLSPACASWDQFKTFEERGDMFVKSVHKLK; encoded by the coding sequence ATGAGAAACGAGTTGGAAGGTAAACATATTTTAGTGCTCGGCCTTGCCAAAAGCGGCCTGGCCGCAGCGAAGCTATTGAACAGGATGGGAGCCAGTGTCACAGTCAACGACCGGAACTCCCTTGCAGGAGATGATGCGGCTGCAGAATTACAGTCGCTGGGGATCAGAGTTATTGTCGGCGGTCATCCTCCTGAACTTCTCGATGAAAATGTTGATTACATTGTGAAAAATCCGGGGATCCCTTATTCGATTCCATTCCTGCAGCTGGCGATCGAAAAGAGTGTGCCCATCATTACGGAAGTGGAACTTTCTGCAAGGATCACGTCTTCACCGTTTGTGGCCATTACCGGTTCTAATGGAAAGACGACCACAACCACTCTTATTCACAGGATGCTGCAGGAGGCCGGGAAAAATCCGAAACTCGCCGGCAACATCGGTACAGTATCATGTGAAGTGGCCGAACAAGCGGACGGAAAACAGCCGATTGTCATTGAATTGTCTTCCTTCCAGCTTCTCGGCATCGAAACATTCCGCCCGAAAGTAGCCGTACTATTAAATTTGTTTGATGCCCATCTTGATTATCACGGCACACGGGAGGAATACGGCGCTGCGAAGGCCAGGATCTTCATGAACCAGACGGAAGAAGATTTTGCGGTTGTCAATTATGATGATGCTGAAGTCGTTGATCTTGCCCGCGGGACTAATGCAAAGACTGTATACTTTTCCGTTGAACAGCAGATTGATGAAGGAGCCTGTGTCCGTGAAGGCTTCCTCCATGTGGATGGTGCAAAAATAATCAGCCTGGAAGATATCGTCCTGCCCGGTAGACACAATCTGCAAAACATCCTCGCAGCCGCAGCGGCAGCCAAAATAATGGGGGCGGATGATGATGCGATACGGACAGTCCTTACAACTTTCACAGGTGTGGAACACCGTTTGCAGTTTGTGACTGAGTTAAACGGCAGGAAGATTTATAACGATTCCAAAGCGACAAACACTCTGGCAACAACGGCAGCTCTATCTGCTTTTCAACAGCCGGTTATCTTGTTGGCCGGCGGCCTTGACAGGGGAAACGGCTTTGATGAACTCATTCCGTATATGGACCGGGTCAAAGCGGTAGTGGCCTTTGGACAAACTGCCGAAAAAATAAAGGGTTCGGCTGAAAAAGCAGGGATTAAACAAATAAAACTTGTCGATAATGTGGAACAAGCTGTTCCGGCGGCATATGAACTTTCCAATAGCGGTGATGTCATTTTGCTGTCACCGGCGTGTGCAAGCTGGGATCAGTTCAAAACTTTTGAAGAACGCGGGGACATGTTTGTAAAGAGCGTGCATAAACTGAAATAA
- the mraY gene encoding phospho-N-acetylmuramoyl-pentapeptide-transferase, whose protein sequence is MLERVILYTILAAFLIAVLLSPIFIPFLRRLKFGQSIREEGPQSHQKKSGTPTMGGLMIIFATVAATLVMTAKFSEISTETYMLLFVLLGYGIIGFIDDFIKVVMKRNLGLTSKQKLAGQLIIAVVFYYLLMQSGFETTLSIPGTGIGFDLGWFYFILLVVMLVGGSNAVNLTDGLDGLLAGTAAVAFGAYAILAWNIAEFQTAVFSVAVVGAVLGFLVFNAHPAKVFMGDTGSLALGGAIAAIAVLTKLEILLVIVGGVFVIETLSVIIQVISFKTTGKRIFKMSPLHHHYELKGWSEWRVVVTFWTAGILFAVLGIYLEVWM, encoded by the coding sequence ATGCTTGAGCGTGTCATATTATACACGATTCTTGCGGCTTTTTTGATAGCCGTGTTATTATCACCGATTTTCATCCCGTTTTTAAGGCGGCTGAAGTTCGGGCAGAGTATCCGGGAAGAGGGACCACAGTCCCACCAGAAAAAATCAGGCACACCGACTATGGGAGGCCTGATGATCATCTTTGCGACAGTGGCAGCTACGCTGGTTATGACGGCCAAATTTTCCGAAATTTCTACGGAAACGTATATGCTGCTGTTTGTCTTGCTCGGTTACGGAATTATTGGATTCATAGATGATTTCATCAAAGTGGTGATGAAGCGGAACCTTGGCTTGACATCAAAGCAGAAACTTGCGGGCCAGCTCATCATTGCTGTTGTTTTTTATTATTTATTAATGCAGTCTGGATTTGAAACGACTCTTTCCATCCCCGGGACAGGAATCGGGTTTGACCTTGGCTGGTTCTATTTTATTTTGCTCGTAGTCATGCTCGTGGGCGGATCGAATGCAGTCAATTTGACCGATGGCCTTGATGGGCTGCTGGCAGGGACAGCAGCGGTAGCGTTTGGCGCGTATGCGATCCTTGCCTGGAACATCGCTGAATTCCAGACTGCAGTATTTTCTGTCGCGGTGGTGGGGGCAGTCCTTGGCTTTCTCGTATTCAATGCCCATCCCGCTAAAGTTTTTATGGGGGATACAGGCTCGCTGGCACTCGGCGGCGCAATCGCCGCCATTGCGGTATTGACGAAACTGGAAATCCTATTAGTCATTGTCGGCGGTGTATTCGTCATTGAGACATTATCCGTAATTATCCAGGTGATTTCTTTTAAAACAACCGGCAAACGCATCTTCAAAATGAGCCCGCTCCATCATCATTACGAACTGAAAGGATGGAGCGAATGGCGCGTTGTTGTGACATTCTGGACAGCAGGGATACTATTTGCCGTGTTGGGAATCTATTTAGAGGTGTGGATGTAA
- a CDS encoding UDP-N-acetylmuramoyl-tripeptide--D-alanyl-D-alanine ligase produces MKLSVAELTSAFSDFRGAAEDSSIMISGVFTDSRQEVKKGLFIPIEGERFDGHDFLKEAIENGAVASLWKKGREVPKFVPTDFPLFYVEDTLSGLQKLAAFYLEKVNPYVVAVTGSNGKTTTKDMLEAVLSRKYATHKTGGNFNNHIGMPLTILAMEEGTELLILEMGMSSFGEISFLSKLARPDIAIITNIGESHMEQLGSRAGIAKAKMEIVDGLKDEGKLIIDGDEPLLNSRELGIKTETCGFGAENDYIIRDVSFSGEGQAFKLNNEQKEYFIPLPGAYNVKNAVFAIAAGLALGLDDGQITSGLRNIRLTGMRLERVKGKNGSLFINDAYNASPTSMKAAVETLKELPGYTRKILVLGDMYELGGNEQELHRSVADVIGEPITKLIAVGEKGKWIGEAVSDSQKDIPVHLVRSKEEAGAILEDELTNETVVLFKASRGMKLETLVESLAE; encoded by the coding sequence ATGAAATTATCAGTAGCGGAGCTGACTTCGGCATTTTCTGATTTCCGCGGAGCTGCGGAAGACAGCAGCATAATGATTTCCGGCGTTTTTACCGACAGCCGCCAAGAAGTGAAAAAGGGACTTTTCATCCCGATTGAAGGGGAGCGCTTCGACGGTCATGACTTTCTGAAAGAAGCCATCGAAAATGGGGCTGTGGCTTCTTTATGGAAAAAGGGGCGGGAAGTGCCAAAGTTTGTGCCGACCGACTTTCCTCTTTTTTATGTGGAGGACACACTTTCCGGATTACAGAAACTGGCCGCCTTTTATTTGGAAAAGGTAAACCCTTATGTAGTGGCAGTGACAGGCAGCAACGGCAAAACGACAACGAAAGACATGCTCGAGGCCGTCCTTTCCCGCAAGTATGCCACCCATAAAACAGGGGGGAATTTCAATAACCATATCGGGATGCCGCTCACCATCCTTGCAATGGAAGAAGGTACCGAGCTTCTTATTCTTGAAATGGGAATGAGCAGTTTCGGGGAAATTTCTTTTCTAAGTAAATTGGCACGCCCGGATATCGCAATCATAACAAATATCGGTGAGTCACATATGGAGCAGCTCGGTTCGCGCGCAGGGATCGCAAAGGCAAAGATGGAGATTGTTGACGGCCTTAAGGATGAGGGCAAACTTATCATCGATGGAGATGAACCGCTCTTGAACTCCCGGGAACTTGGAATCAAGACCGAGACGTGCGGCTTTGGAGCTGAAAATGATTATATCATCCGTGATGTCAGTTTCAGCGGAGAAGGCCAGGCATTCAAGCTGAATAACGAACAAAAAGAGTATTTTATCCCTCTCCCGGGCGCATACAATGTTAAAAATGCTGTTTTTGCAATTGCAGCGGGACTGGCACTTGGCCTCGATGACGGTCAAATCACTTCGGGTCTGCGCAATATCCGTCTGACTGGCATGCGCCTGGAGCGAGTGAAAGGCAAAAACGGTTCACTTTTCATTAATGATGCCTACAACGCCAGCCCGACCTCAATGAAGGCCGCTGTCGAAACGCTCAAAGAACTTCCGGGATATACCCGGAAAATTCTTGTTCTCGGCGACATGTATGAACTGGGCGGGAATGAGCAGGAGCTGCATAGAAGTGTTGCGGATGTGATAGGAGAACCGATCACAAAGCTAATCGCAGTCGGGGAAAAAGGAAAATGGATTGGTGAAGCGGTCAGTGATAGTCAAAAAGACATCCCTGTCCACCTCGTCCGGTCAAAAGAAGAAGCTGGTGCCATTCTTGAGGATGAGCTTACAAACGAGACCGTGGTATTGTTCAAAGCTTCTCGCGGAATGAAACTGGAAACGCTGGTGGAATCGCTGGCGGAATGA